In the genome of Spirochaetia bacterium, one region contains:
- a CDS encoding L-threonylcarbamoyladenylate synthase, translating to MNFDENSEVLYLGEQKTFDRIVELMNANEVVILPCDTIYGLCAKVGPAEQNLRNIKGREMTKPFIQLATEEQALSICEVPDEIRALWPCPLTCVMNRKDGMGTLAIRVPSDPFLQAVMTKIASPMYSTSVNDSGYEALTNIMDIIYTYKDRIPAFVIGDEKQGTVPSTLLDVTKRPFRILRQGGYDASFLLQ from the coding sequence ATGAACTTTGATGAAAATTCAGAGGTACTGTACCTCGGTGAACAGAAAACTTTTGACCGCATCGTCGAGCTGATGAATGCCAATGAAGTAGTCATACTTCCATGCGATACCATCTATGGGCTCTGCGCAAAAGTCGGACCTGCGGAACAGAACCTGCGGAATATCAAAGGGCGGGAAATGACAAAACCTTTCATTCAGCTGGCAACAGAAGAACAGGCGTTGTCAATTTGTGAAGTGCCAGATGAAATCAGAGCACTCTGGCCTTGTCCGTTGACATGCGTCATGAATCGGAAAGACGGCATGGGGACTCTTGCCATACGGGTACCGTCTGATCCTTTTCTGCAAGCAGTAATGACTAAGATTGCCTCGCCGATGTATTCGACAAGCGTCAATGACAGCGGCTATGAAGCCCTGACCAACATCATGGATATAATTTACACATATAAAGATAGAATTCCTGCTTTTGTCATCGGTGATGAAAAGCAGGGTACCGTTCCTTCAACTTTGCTCGACGTAACAAAAAGACCATTCAGGATACTTAGGCAAGGCGGCTATGATGCCTCCTTCCTCCTGCAGTAA
- a CDS encoding DUF1015 domain-containing protein, translating into MAKLALHPADILIPKKGINLRKWATVACDQYTSNKSYWERVSNYVGNAYSTLALTFPEVYLEDEDSAQRIERINKAMEQYVKDGIFDTYHNCFMLVRRDTPRSTRWGLVGCLDLEAYDFSPDSTSLIRATEGTIVSRIPPRKAIREHALLELPHIMVLIDDGEKSLIEPLKAGHRLVYDTDLMENGGHVSGYLVDSEEDFTHIAEALQGLYDKLDPDNPLLFAMGDGNHSLATAKSCWEDIRNRLSPEEALHHPARYALVEIENIHDEGLEFEPIHRVFFNLSRKEFDALLTKQCRSFSVAKVTGSAAGFLKQINEPGAQRFGLSEAGEGLLVYTLSEPKASLAAGSIQSVIDLMLETTNGKVDYIHGVDETLRLGNQTGNLGLVLPDVSKQTFFSAIIKDRALPRKTFSMGEANEKRYYLEARSLKD; encoded by the coding sequence ATGGCTAAGTTAGCCTTACATCCAGCTGATATCCTTATACCGAAAAAAGGAATCAACCTAAGGAAGTGGGCTACCGTAGCTTGTGACCAGTATACATCAAACAAGAGCTATTGGGAAAGGGTCAGCAACTATGTAGGCAATGCTTACAGCACATTGGCCCTGACATTTCCTGAAGTCTATCTTGAAGACGAAGACTCAGCACAGAGGATTGAACGGATCAACAAGGCAATGGAACAATACGTCAAGGATGGTATCTTCGACACATATCACAACTGCTTCATGCTTGTCAGGCGCGACACACCAAGAAGTACCCGATGGGGTTTGGTAGGTTGCCTCGATCTTGAGGCCTATGATTTCAGCCCTGATTCTACTTCCCTCATACGGGCTACCGAAGGTACCATTGTCTCCCGTATTCCTCCGAGAAAAGCAATCAGAGAACATGCATTGCTTGAACTGCCGCATATCATGGTTCTTATTGACGACGGAGAAAAAAGCCTCATAGAACCTCTCAAGGCAGGACACCGACTTGTCTATGATACGGACCTGATGGAAAACGGAGGCCATGTAAGTGGTTATCTTGTCGATAGTGAAGAAGATTTTACCCACATTGCAGAAGCATTGCAGGGCCTCTATGACAAACTTGACCCGGACAATCCCCTTCTCTTTGCCATGGGAGATGGCAACCATTCGCTGGCTACGGCAAAAAGTTGTTGGGAAGATATACGGAATCGCTTGAGCCCTGAGGAAGCACTTCATCATCCGGCACGTTACGCTTTGGTTGAGATAGAGAATATCCATGATGAGGGTTTGGAATTCGAGCCGATACATCGTGTTTTCTTCAATTTGTCAAGAAAAGAATTTGACGCTTTGCTTACAAAGCAGTGCCGTTCTTTCTCTGTGGCAAAAGTAACAGGCAGTGCTGCAGGTTTCCTGAAACAGATCAATGAACCGGGTGCACAGAGGTTCGGGCTTTCAGAAGCCGGAGAAGGATTGTTGGTCTATACGCTTTCTGAGCCGAAAGCTTCGCTTGCCGCCGGAAGCATACAGTCAGTCATAGACCTCATGCTTGAAACAACGAACGGCAAAGTAGACTATATCCATGGTGTCGATGAGACCCTGCGGCTGGGCAACCAGACAGGCAATCTTGGCCTTGTGCTTCCTGATGTATCGAAACAGACTTTCTTCTCCGCAATTATCAAGGACAGGGCTTTGCCTCGTAAGACATTCTCCATGGGAGAGGCCAATGAAAAGCGATATTATCTGGAAGCAAGGTCGTTGAAAGACTGA
- a CDS encoding thiamine diphosphokinase yields MKTALIITNGNAPASLPPGLPEGGEFIVAVDKGLELCIVLGVEADIAVGDFDSLTSLSLLKGIETRCFPADKDCSDTELGIRQAYESGCDSYVLLGGGEGRMDHLAAIWSLFPTYGAPQCWLTRQEASYKVDGKRTFLCSKDETVSVLPCDPSVICHVTAEQLRWPLHDFTVGKGALSLSNRCTAGKLEVSSDGPVFITFLKPRENHW; encoded by the coding sequence ATGAAGACTGCATTGATCATAACAAATGGAAATGCTCCTGCATCCCTGCCACCGGGATTGCCTGAAGGCGGTGAATTCATCGTGGCCGTGGACAAGGGCCTGGAGCTGTGTATTGTGCTTGGCGTAGAGGCAGATATTGCCGTAGGAGACTTTGATTCACTTACTTCCCTTTCCTTGTTGAAGGGTATCGAAACACGTTGTTTCCCCGCTGACAAGGACTGTTCTGATACAGAACTGGGTATCAGACAGGCATATGAAAGCGGCTGTGACTCCTATGTGCTTCTTGGTGGCGGAGAGGGTAGAATGGACCATTTGGCTGCCATATGGAGCCTGTTTCCCACCTATGGGGCTCCGCAATGCTGGCTGACCAGACAGGAAGCCAGCTATAAGGTGGATGGGAAAAGGACTTTTCTTTGCAGCAAGGATGAAACGGTCAGCGTCCTTCCCTGTGACCCTTCGGTCATTTGTCATGTGACTGCCGAACAGTTGCGCTGGCCTTTGCATGATTTTACTGTAGGGAAAGGGGCGCTTTCTCTTTCCAACAGATGTACCGCAGGAAAACTGGAAGTTTCAAGTGATGGCCCGGTCTTCATAACTTTTCTGAAACCGCGCGAGAATCATTGGTAA
- the aroH gene encoding chorismate mutase, whose amino-acid sequence MKERIVDALRGAICVSSDTSDAIDDAVKKLYENIMEKNHLETNDLAFILFTQTGDLRSRNPAAALRASGHGNDVPLFCMQELEIEGMLERVIRIMIVTNVKIENPRPVYMDGAQQLRPEFKF is encoded by the coding sequence GTGAAAGAAAGAATTGTCGATGCACTGAGAGGTGCCATCTGTGTTTCTTCCGATACATCGGATGCAATCGATGATGCAGTAAAGAAACTATATGAGAACATCATGGAGAAGAACCATCTTGAAACAAATGATTTGGCATTTATTCTCTTTACGCAGACAGGGGACCTAAGAAGCAGGAATCCTGCTGCTGCATTGCGGGCTTCAGGACATGGAAATGATGTGCCTCTGTTCTGTATGCAGGAACTGGAAATAGAGGGTATGCTGGAACGAGTCATACGCATCATGATCGTCACCAACGTCAAAATTGAGAATCCAAGACCGGTCTATATGGATGGAGCACAGCAGCTCCGACCTGAATTCAAGTTTTGA
- a CDS encoding right-handed parallel beta-helix repeat-containing protein has product MTTYTVGSGDTLYAKYQTTTNSIFTSWGINGVDSTDNPISFDATEDKEIKPVYITTVAEAGIAYVSPNGYASDTANGSKGLPFSNIQDAINSLTSGTVRISTGNYATDATLTMKPGVSLVGNYTVSTDGKDWTAATYSKSEQGSEVDPQSIITCNAIAAGTSNAYFSVISMSGSSFTNATQINGLTIEYDTLSRDCIAGILISDNASPLIQNCKITSGTATSYSQGIRNIDSASTITNCSITSGAAKYSDGIYNESGSMKISYSSVETSTALSGTQGIYNSSAKDVVISHCCIISTGLNSDGFYGFSMGIVNSSSTTTIQNNAILASAGGPLSMFGISLGTRAISENASTSIITENTIISKPNGFGGSGSVYWSSQSSSLIANNIISMPTSFMNQYGLYFSSSNCIVAGNVINMGKSTSGGSMYGIYSTGSNYPLLINNTIAGGSCKSSSENEYDIYVASGSPILINNGLFSKESTYESYGVYFDSSSIKPQKLLNNAYFDFTTALYAPRSTTSVYYVLSPSQFTTSRTGLDTEDMSGNVGGTIGVSDDTWDPSTIFTDYTNDDFTLSPSANSSITTGGFVLDSAKLDSYMASTGADFSFTGEQIMDILSKDMNGTPRGSSWSIGAYAAK; this is encoded by the coding sequence GTGACTACCTATACTGTTGGCTCTGGTGATACGTTATATGCGAAATATCAGACCACAACAAATAGCATCTTTACAAGTTGGGGAATAAATGGTGTTGATTCAACGGACAATCCAATTTCCTTCGATGCAACAGAAGATAAAGAAATAAAACCTGTTTACATCACAACAGTAGCTGAAGCTGGCATTGCTTATGTTTCTCCAAACGGTTATGCAAGTGATACTGCAAATGGTTCCAAAGGATTACCATTTAGTAACATTCAAGATGCGATAAACAGCCTAACGTCGGGAACTGTTAGAATTTCTACTGGTAATTATGCAACAGATGCAACACTGACGATGAAACCGGGTGTATCACTGGTTGGTAATTATACTGTCAGCACTGATGGCAAAGACTGGACGGCTGCTACATATTCTAAAAGCGAACAGGGTTCCGAAGTTGATCCTCAATCCATAATTACATGTAATGCAATTGCAGCAGGAACTTCTAATGCATATTTTTCTGTTATATCAATGTCAGGATCTTCATTTACGAATGCTACGCAGATCAATGGATTGACTATTGAATATGATACCTTATCAAGAGATTGCATTGCTGGAATTCTAATAAGTGACAATGCAAGTCCACTTATTCAGAATTGTAAAATAACTTCGGGAACAGCTACTTCATATTCCCAAGGAATACGAAATATTGATTCTGCTTCTACGATAACTAATTGTTCAATAACATCGGGAGCTGCTAAATATTCTGATGGAATTTACAATGAAAGTGGTAGTATGAAAATCTCATATAGTTCAGTTGAGACTAGTACGGCACTTTCAGGAACACAAGGAATATATAATAGTTCTGCTAAGGATGTTGTTATCTCTCATTGTTGTATTATTAGCACTGGATTGAACTCGGATGGTTTTTACGGCTTTTCAATGGGAATTGTTAATTCTTCTTCAACAACAACGATTCAAAACAATGCTATTCTGGCTAGTGCTGGAGGACCACTTAGTATGTTTGGGATTTCATTAGGAACGAGAGCAATATCTGAAAACGCATCGACTAGCATTATTACTGAAAATACAATTATCTCGAAACCAAATGGTTTTGGTGGAAGTGGAAGCGTTTATTGGAGTTCCCAGTCTTCATCATTGATTGCCAACAACATTATAAGTATGCCAACCAGTTTTATGAATCAATATGGGTTGTATTTCAGTTCTTCAAATTGTATTGTTGCCGGAAATGTTATCAACATGGGCAAGAGTACTTCAGGAGGTTCAATGTACGGAATATATTCTACAGGAAGCAACTATCCATTACTCATAAACAATACAATTGCAGGAGGCTCTTGTAAAAGTTCTTCAGAAAATGAATATGATATATACGTTGCAAGTGGATCACCTATACTCATTAATAATGGTCTCTTCTCTAAGGAAAGCACATATGAAAGCTATGGCGTTTACTTTGATTCAAGTTCCATAAAACCTCAAAAGCTATTGAATAATGCCTATTTTGATTTTACAACCGCATTATATGCACCACGGAGTACAACAAGCGTGTATTATGTTCTTTCTCCCAGCCAGTTTACAACGAGTCGTACTGGCTTGGACACTGAAGATATGTCAGGAAATGTAGGTGGAACAATAGGTGTTTCCGATGATACTTGGGATCCTTCGACAATTTTTACTGATTATACCAATGATGATTTTACTTTGAGCCCTTCTGCAAATAGCTCTATTACTACCGGAGGGTTTGTGCTGGATTCCGCAAAATTGGATTCATATATGGCTTCAACCGGTGCTGATTTTTCTTTTACAGGTGAGCAGATCATGGACATATTAAGTAAGGATATGAATGGTACTCCACGAGGAAGTAGTTGGTCTATTGGAGCATATGCTGCGAAATAA
- a CDS encoding transposase, which translates to MDSTPNRLSLQPLLFDRQDLCGCFFLEPTPKEVEFLRYWQALVALVPTRLSRPAGGRTGRRGYSLMDILAVRAVLLFFRLDTVTAAVALLQSSPNLRTVTQLGRVPSPSSVSRRTSRLLEEMDFRGIHDRLCRQFYAGRTVCHLSLDSTPVDAREKPAVRAKRQKGRRGRPKAGSAEEKAVQERKGQEARLVQLRDSGDPHAYLATLEQRCTVTGKRNSRGHMQWRVGYKVHLAVDDSGIPVASAVTGACVHDTQPAIPLLRIAAGRCTWLYALMDGGYSSGAIRDRVLAMGRVPLIDFKADRNGAKEEMDPAGRARYRARTTVERTNSELKECFLPKALYGRGPRARFDLRLAVLLLTVKRMGKVLEARQQAARKKSA; encoded by the coding sequence ATGGATAGTACACCGAACCGCCTTTCACTGCAACCCCTCCTCTTCGACCGGCAGGACCTGTGCGGCTGCTTCTTCCTTGAGCCCACCCCGAAGGAGGTGGAGTTCCTGCGCTACTGGCAGGCACTGGTTGCCCTGGTCCCCACGCGGCTTTCACGGCCTGCGGGAGGGCGTACCGGGCGCAGGGGCTACAGCCTGATGGACATACTGGCGGTGCGTGCGGTGCTGCTCTTCTTCCGCCTGGACACCGTCACGGCTGCGGTTGCCCTGCTGCAGTCGAGCCCGAACCTGAGGACGGTGACACAGCTGGGGCGGGTACCCAGCCCGTCGTCGGTGAGCAGGCGGACGTCACGGCTGCTGGAGGAGATGGACTTCCGGGGGATCCATGACCGGCTGTGCAGGCAGTTCTATGCAGGCAGGACGGTGTGCCACCTGAGCCTTGACAGCACGCCCGTGGATGCACGGGAGAAGCCTGCGGTGAGGGCGAAGCGGCAGAAGGGCCGGAGGGGCCGCCCGAAGGCCGGCAGCGCAGAGGAGAAGGCGGTGCAGGAAAGGAAGGGGCAGGAGGCACGCCTGGTGCAGCTGCGCGACAGCGGGGACCCCCATGCCTACCTGGCCACGCTGGAACAGCGGTGCACGGTCACGGGGAAGCGGAACAGCAGGGGGCACATGCAGTGGCGCGTGGGCTACAAGGTACACCTGGCAGTGGACGACAGCGGCATCCCGGTGGCCAGTGCGGTGACGGGGGCGTGCGTGCATGACACGCAGCCGGCGATCCCCCTGCTGCGCATCGCCGCAGGGCGGTGCACCTGGCTGTATGCCCTCATGGACGGTGGCTACAGCAGCGGGGCGATCAGGGACAGGGTGCTTGCCATGGGCAGGGTGCCGCTCATCGACTTCAAGGCCGACCGCAACGGGGCCAAGGAGGAGATGGACCCTGCGGGACGCGCCAGGTACCGGGCACGGACCACGGTGGAGCGTACCAACAGCGAGCTGAAGGAGTGTTTCCTGCCGAAGGCGCTGTACGGCCGGGGGCCGAGGGCACGTTTCGACCTGCGGCTTGCGGTGCTGCTGCTGACCGTCAAGCGGATGGGCAAGGTGCTGGAAGCACGGCAGCAGGCGGCAAGGAAGAAGAGCGCATAG
- a CDS encoding YkgJ family cysteine cluster protein, whose product MVHFYDKGLCFACRGCHYCCSTEPGFVFLNQGDVDAACAYLKLDEASFIASYCRKVPQGEGWYKISLIEKKNFDCIFLTKEGCGIYPARPLQCRTYPFWPSIMENQHSWEEETRYCPGVGKGTLRSGEEIRHLLKLQEENVPLLKRC is encoded by the coding sequence ATGGTGCATTTTTATGATAAAGGACTCTGTTTTGCCTGCAGAGGGTGCCATTACTGTTGCAGCACAGAACCTGGATTTGTATTTCTCAACCAAGGCGACGTGGATGCAGCCTGTGCATACCTGAAACTTGATGAAGCATCTTTCATTGCTTCATATTGCCGTAAGGTACCCCAGGGAGAAGGATGGTATAAGATAAGTCTGATTGAAAAAAAGAATTTTGACTGTATCTTCCTGACAAAAGAAGGGTGTGGCATTTATCCAGCCAGACCACTGCAGTGCCGGACCTATCCCTTCTGGCCGTCAATCATGGAAAACCAGCACAGCTGGGAGGAAGAGACACGGTATTGCCCAGGAGTAGGAAAGGGGACGCTGCGGTCAGGTGAGGAGATCAGACATCTGCTGAAACTGCAGGAAGAAAATGTCCCGTTGCTGAAGAGGTGCTGA
- the dnaG gene encoding DNA primase, producing MKISDEVLSQIKERLSLSQVVGRYVTLHSAGGSDFKACCPFHHEKTPSFYVHDDKGYYHCFGCGKSGTIFNFVMEMDHLTFPEAVAKLASQAGIQLREESENDKKNRNQRQSLYELNHRLSATFHYLLLKSDQATFARQYLKDRGVSDEMIENFNLGYAPAGGRWLYTFLRKKGYDDVLLQASGLFSKNYFPYSIFQDRLMFPIRTWDNKTIAFSGRQLNGESKAKYINSPETAIFSKKHNLFGIHEALQTLRDKKEALLCEGNFDVMALHQAGVTQAMAPLGTAFTQEQGKLLSRYCSKVSLLFDNDAAGASATKKAVVLLQQLGLECQVIDMQGGKDPSEVLNSHGAEALHAGVSSSLSGFDYLVQVNRKEHDIRKPKGKGDFFAAMCPYLDATDNEIEKDTFLRSIAEILQVDRNTINQQYLSAQQQFRRQDFQQQAAEPAVHPLSLDRLSVDLYLMLTVANNRSLFVELRQHLDAEELKDDEARQVYTLLEDLGREQEGKNDEYLLQACHDPQLLSDLKSSFILSDFHRENSHRIMNELIDRILLRNMEEQRNTIVHLISLSSEDGRLEGQEELLQEKMELDKQIMLLKAKPINSIDTFRN from the coding sequence GTGAAGATATCGGATGAAGTGCTGTCGCAGATAAAGGAAAGGCTCTCGCTTTCCCAGGTAGTCGGCCGGTATGTGACCTTGCACAGCGCAGGAGGAAGTGATTTCAAAGCTTGCTGTCCTTTTCATCACGAAAAGACCCCCAGCTTCTATGTCCACGATGACAAGGGCTACTATCATTGTTTCGGTTGTGGCAAAAGCGGTACAATCTTCAATTTTGTCATGGAAATGGATCATTTGACTTTTCCTGAGGCTGTAGCCAAACTTGCTTCGCAGGCTGGCATACAGCTGCGGGAAGAAAGTGAAAATGACAAGAAAAACCGTAACCAGAGGCAAAGCCTCTATGAGCTTAACCATAGATTGTCTGCAACTTTCCATTATTTGTTGCTCAAATCAGACCAAGCAACCTTTGCCCGCCAATACCTGAAAGACCGAGGCGTCAGCGACGAAATGATAGAGAACTTTAATTTGGGATATGCTCCGGCGGGAGGCAGATGGCTGTATACTTTCCTCAGGAAAAAAGGCTATGACGACGTGCTGTTGCAGGCAAGCGGCTTGTTTTCAAAGAACTATTTTCCTTATTCCATCTTTCAGGACCGTCTGATGTTTCCCATACGGACCTGGGACAACAAGACCATTGCTTTTTCCGGCAGGCAACTGAACGGAGAAAGCAAGGCCAAGTATATAAATTCCCCTGAAACAGCAATCTTCTCAAAGAAACATAATCTTTTCGGGATCCATGAGGCACTGCAGACACTGAGGGACAAGAAGGAAGCCCTGCTCTGTGAAGGCAACTTCGATGTCATGGCTTTGCATCAGGCGGGTGTCACCCAGGCAATGGCGCCTCTTGGAACGGCATTTACACAGGAACAGGGCAAATTATTAAGCCGCTACTGCAGCAAGGTAAGCCTGCTTTTTGACAATGATGCAGCAGGAGCGTCTGCAACAAAAAAGGCAGTGGTACTCCTACAGCAATTGGGACTCGAATGCCAAGTCATAGACATGCAGGGAGGGAAAGATCCCTCGGAAGTTCTCAATTCACATGGGGCAGAAGCCTTGCATGCAGGAGTTTCCTCTTCTCTTTCCGGTTTTGATTACCTGGTCCAGGTCAACAGAAAAGAACATGATATCAGGAAACCGAAAGGCAAAGGCGACTTCTTTGCAGCCATGTGTCCCTATCTTGATGCCACGGACAACGAAATTGAAAAGGATACATTCCTCAGGTCTATTGCAGAAATACTGCAAGTTGACCGTAATACCATCAACCAGCAATATCTCTCAGCACAACAACAATTCCGACGACAGGACTTTCAGCAGCAGGCTGCCGAGCCTGCCGTCCATCCTCTATCCTTGGACCGGTTGTCGGTTGACCTTTACCTGATGCTGACGGTTGCCAACAACCGCAGTCTGTTTGTTGAACTGAGGCAACATCTGGATGCGGAAGAGCTTAAGGATGACGAGGCACGACAGGTTTATACGCTTCTGGAGGACTTGGGAAGAGAACAGGAAGGCAAGAATGATGAATACTTGCTTCAGGCATGCCATGATCCGCAATTGCTTTCTGACTTGAAATCTTCATTCATACTCTCTGATTTCCACAGAGAAAACAGCCATCGGATAATGAATGAGCTGATTGACCGCATACTGTTGAGGAATATGGAAGAACAGCGAAATACCATCGTGCACCTGATCAGTCTTTCTTCCGAAGACGGCAGACTCGAAGGACAAGAGGAGCTGCTTCAGGAAAAAATGGAACTGGACAAGCAGATCATGCTCCTTAAGGCAAAGCCGATAAACTCTATAGACACTTTCAGAAACTGA
- a CDS encoding CHC2 zinc finger domain-containing protein — translation MMEFTRRDLDRISHAYSITEALSQFAGIDINCRTRTGKRVVIRCPFADHEDRHPSFVIYQNRRFCCFGCHRSGDVFTLVQELTGWNFLRTVRTIARLSGINPATMVQDRMKNDRLLDRQSHLYNRQLANCSKTVSLYLAKRGFSVSQLVIQGIGFASSALHTHSYESLEKNSAPFSSSGYIVFPLVCVSGHTEAFLTRTVGTGMPKYRLNQYLERRPLFYGAPEAWKAITAAGRTILVEGPFDALAFVVSGEKAVLAECGCYLSEAAIALLKRQRVQCVYLCLDNDPAGRIAERRQVLELMQAGMTVFIGRYTAKDPAECHAKAMLSDIVWLRCNLRAERDKNQRKRRLETVKYSTQMVDNRTILL, via the coding sequence ATGATGGAATTTACACGAAGGGATCTCGACAGGATTTCACATGCCTACAGCATCACCGAGGCATTGTCACAGTTTGCAGGAATCGACATCAACTGCAGAACCAGAACAGGAAAACGTGTAGTCATCCGCTGTCCTTTTGCAGATCATGAAGACCGCCATCCAAGTTTTGTCATTTACCAAAACAGAAGGTTCTGTTGTTTCGGTTGTCATCGTAGTGGCGATGTATTTACACTGGTCCAAGAACTTACCGGTTGGAATTTCCTACGTACCGTCAGGACCATTGCCCGTCTTTCAGGAATCAATCCAGCAACGATGGTACAGGACAGGATGAAAAACGATAGGTTGCTTGACAGGCAAAGCCACCTGTACAACCGTCAGTTGGCAAACTGTAGCAAAACCGTTTCGCTATATCTTGCCAAACGGGGATTTTCCGTCAGCCAGCTCGTCATACAAGGAATCGGGTTTGCTTCATCTGCGCTTCATACCCATTCTTACGAATCTCTTGAAAAAAACAGTGCTCCCTTTTCAAGTTCAGGATATATCGTTTTCCCACTGGTTTGTGTCAGCGGACATACGGAAGCATTTCTTACGCGCACTGTCGGCACTGGGATGCCTAAGTATAGATTGAATCAATACTTGGAACGAAGACCTTTGTTCTACGGTGCCCCTGAGGCATGGAAAGCCATAACAGCAGCAGGCAGGACGATATTGGTCGAAGGTCCATTTGATGCCCTTGCTTTTGTCGTTTCAGGAGAAAAAGCTGTCTTGGCAGAATGCGGATGCTATCTTTCTGAGGCAGCAATTGCATTGTTGAAGCGACAAAGGGTACAATGTGTCTATCTTTGCCTCGATAATGATCCTGCAGGAAGGATTGCAGAAAGAAGGCAAGTATTGGAACTTATGCAGGCAGGGATGACTGTTTTCATAGGCCGTTACACTGCCAAGGATCCTGCGGAATGTCATGCCAAGGCCATGTTGTCCGATATTGTCTGGCTGAGATGTAATCTGAGAGCCGAAAGAGATAAAAACCAGAGAAAAAGAAGGCTGGAAACAGTTAAATACAGTACCCAGATGGTTGACAATCGAACAATTTTGCTGTAG